One Opitutaceae bacterium DNA window includes the following coding sequences:
- a CDS encoding DUF1080 domain-containing protein, whose protein sequence is MPKHPILLILTVGATLSSASGEWASLFNGRDLTGWHQANGAADYAVADGAIVGTPVSDSPNSFLVTDDVFGDFIFECEVKVDGIINSGIQFRSLSTADFKDGRVHGYQCEIDEKTDRNWTGGIYDEARRGWLYRLELNPSAKSAYRPGDWNHLRIECVGSSLRTWVNGIATAHLIDDATARGVIGLQVHSIGSRSPEGKRIHWRNLRIRTDVAGPTPPEGVFVRNTVPISWHPRSRPSGGVCFSTDPPRQGGVVPPPRPSLTGVGG, encoded by the coding sequence TGGGCATCCCTCTTCAATGGACGTGACCTGACCGGCTGGCACCAGGCCAACGGTGCGGCGGACTATGCTGTCGCCGACGGCGCGATTGTCGGAACACCGGTATCGGATTCGCCCAACAGCTTTCTCGTGACCGATGACGTTTTCGGCGACTTCATCTTCGAATGCGAAGTCAAGGTCGACGGCATCATCAATTCCGGGATTCAGTTTCGCAGCCTTTCCACTGCCGATTTCAAGGACGGCCGGGTCCATGGCTACCAATGCGAGATTGACGAGAAGACGGACCGGAACTGGACCGGTGGCATCTACGACGAAGCCCGCCGGGGCTGGCTCTACCGGCTTGAGTTGAATCCTTCCGCCAAGTCCGCCTACCGTCCGGGCGACTGGAACCATCTGCGAATCGAATGTGTCGGGTCGTCCCTGCGAACCTGGGTCAACGGCATCGCGACCGCTCACCTGATCGATGATGCAACCGCCCGGGGCGTCATCGGCCTGCAGGTGCACTCGATCGGAAGCCGGTCGCCCGAGGGCAAACGCATCCATTGGCGCAATCTCAGGATTCGCACCGATGTGGCCGGGCCGACTCCGCCGGAGGGCGTATTCGTCCGCAACACCGTGCCCATCTCCTGGCACCCGCGGAGCAGGCCCTCGGGTGGCGTCTGCTTTTCGACGGATCCACCCCGACAGGGTGGCGTGGTGCCGCCTCCGAGGCCTTCCCTGACCGGAGTTGGCGGATAG
- a CDS encoding cupin domain-containing protein, with translation MSPHSTCMVRDIRNIPIHATRELLHMQPAVPGARRWAVSLKDTMLTYLEVEPNSRFETHSHESEQITMVLSGLLIFQIGQTIHRVVAGEVMAIPANVPHSVWTESEPAKVVDAWSPVIEEYSARIQG, from the coding sequence ATGTCGCCCCATTCGACCTGCATGGTGCGGGATATCCGGAACATCCCCATCCACGCCACCCGCGAGCTCCTGCACATGCAACCGGCGGTGCCCGGCGCCCGGCGCTGGGCGGTCAGCCTGAAAGATACCATGCTCACCTATCTTGAGGTGGAACCGAACAGCCGCTTCGAAACCCACTCCCACGAAAGCGAGCAGATTACCATGGTCCTGTCCGGACTTCTCATATTCCAGATCGGACAGACCATCCACCGGGTCGTCGCGGGCGAAGTCATGGCGATCCCGGCCAATGTGCCCCACAGCGTCTGGACCGAATCGGAGCCCGCAAAAGTCGTCGATGCCTGGTCTCCGGTCATCGAAGAATACAGCGCAAGAATCCAGGGGTGA
- a CDS encoding divalent metal cation transporter, producing the protein MPQFSLGGAAIRQNLAPGPARVRASCRISWSKLIVGVLMAVIAVSIVWRYGEGSRGVKIFEGILKAVVAFIVLCFVVWSSRLTPAGDAVSWLEVFKGFVPNLNLLTQPAPGYAPVLAAMEPASRVFWSELILGQQRDVMIATVGTAVGINMTFLMPYILLAKGWTKGFRGLASFDLSTGLLIPFTIATSCVVIAAASQFHTRPAPGLLGETDAQGQAIIAPGPIQASYNSLVQARIKAGGAELESAPLPLPERQVAAMLAKRDAFDLANALTPLTGTVFSQFIFGFGVLAMTLSTIIILMLINGFAVAEAVGAAKGSLTYKMGTLMPLVGVLGPFLWSKAAFWLAVPTSVFGMVLLPIAYVSFFLLMNSRRALGAERPAGSRRLRWNLLMVLSIALATLGSLFSIWSKTRWTGILSLVGLIAVAAIWHFARNNRSER; encoded by the coding sequence ATGCCGCAATTCAGTCTCGGCGGAGCCGCCATCCGTCAGAACCTGGCCCCCGGCCCTGCTCGGGTCCGGGCGTCCTGCCGGATTTCCTGGAGCAAGCTGATTGTCGGTGTCCTGATGGCCGTGATCGCTGTATCCATTGTCTGGAGATACGGAGAAGGCAGCCGCGGGGTGAAGATCTTCGAAGGGATCCTCAAGGCAGTGGTCGCCTTTATCGTCCTCTGTTTTGTCGTGTGGTCGTCCAGACTGACCCCAGCCGGGGATGCCGTCTCGTGGCTCGAGGTCTTCAAGGGGTTTGTTCCCAACCTGAATCTCCTGACCCAGCCCGCCCCCGGCTATGCGCCCGTCCTCGCCGCGATGGAACCGGCCTCCCGTGTCTTCTGGTCGGAACTGATCCTCGGTCAACAGCGGGATGTCATGATCGCCACGGTCGGCACCGCGGTCGGCATCAACATGACCTTCCTCATGCCCTATATCCTTCTGGCCAAGGGCTGGACGAAGGGGTTCCGGGGATTGGCCAGCTTTGATCTCTCGACCGGACTGCTCATCCCCTTCACCATCGCGACAAGCTGCGTGGTCATTGCCGCGGCTTCGCAGTTTCACACCCGACCGGCCCCGGGGCTGCTCGGAGAAACCGACGCTCAGGGCCAGGCCATCATTGCTCCCGGCCCCATCCAGGCCTCCTACAACAGCCTCGTCCAGGCCCGGATCAAAGCCGGAGGGGCCGAACTCGAATCAGCCCCCCTTCCCCTTCCCGAACGGCAGGTGGCCGCCATGCTGGCCAAACGCGATGCCTTCGACCTGGCCAACGCCCTCACGCCGCTGACCGGAACCGTCTTCAGCCAGTTCATCTTCGGCTTCGGGGTCCTGGCCATGACCCTTTCGACCATCATCATCCTGATGCTGATCAACGGCTTTGCAGTGGCCGAGGCCGTGGGTGCCGCCAAGGGCAGCCTCACCTACAAGATGGGAACCCTCATGCCTCTGGTCGGCGTCCTCGGCCCCTTTCTCTGGAGCAAGGCTGCCTTCTGGCTGGCCGTACCCACCTCCGTCTTCGGCATGGTCCTCCTTCCCATCGCTTACGTGAGCTTTTTCCTGCTGATGAACAGTCGCCGGGCGCTGGGAGCCGAACGACCGGCCGGCAGCCGTCGCCTGCGCTGGAACCTGCTCATGGTCCTGTCGATTGCGCTGGCGACGCTCGGAAGCCTTTTCAGCATCTGGTCCAAAACCCGATGGACCGGCATCCTCAGCCTGGTCGGCCTGATCGCCGTCGCGGCCATCTGGCACTTTGCCAGGAACAACCGATCGGAACGCTGA